From Vanessa cardui chromosome 29, ilVanCard2.1, whole genome shotgun sequence, a single genomic window includes:
- the LOC124541966 gene encoding lachesin, giving the protein MACFIIEYFTLLIFFLSLGNCQRTPTISHITQEQIRDIGGQVDLDCSVHYAQDYPVLWLKYDRHKSTESLPLSTNSGLIIRDSRFSLRFDAASATYTLSIKDIQETDAGWYLCQVIMSVSNKITAEVELQVRRPPIISDNSTRSIVTSQGESAQMECYAGGFPPPKISWRRENNAILPTGGSIYRGNILKMNSVHKEDRGTYYCVAENGVGRGARRNINLEVEFAPVVTVPRPRLGQALQYDMDLECHVEAYPPPAITWLKNEVQLSNNQHYRISHFATADEFTDTTLRVITIEKRQYGLFTCKAQNKLGTAQGTVELFEMIIPVCPPACGQTRYAGAASAPAPRLAALALAAALARIFNTGY; this is encoded by the exons ATGGCGTgctttattattgaatattttactcTTTTGATCTTCTTTTTATCACTTG gaaACTGTCAACGGACCCCTACGATTTCGCACATCACCCAAGAACAGATACGAGATATCGGCGGTCAAGTCGATCTGGACTGCTCCGTCCATTACGCACAGGACTATCCAGTGCTCTGG CTCAAATATGATCGTCATAAGTCAACGGAGTCTCTACCTCTATCAACGAATTCCGGTCTAATTATTCGTGATTCAAGATTTTCGTTGCGTTTCGATGCTGCATCTGCGACTTATACGTTATCT ATAAAGGACATCCAGGAGACAGATGCCGGCTGGTATCTCTGTCAAGTTATAATGTCAGTGAGTAACAAGATAACCGCAGAGGTTGAATTGCAAGTTCGAAGACCTCCGATCATATCTGATAATTCAACAAGGTCCATTGTGACCAGCCAGGGTGAAA GTGCTCAAATGGAATGTTACGCCGGTGGATTCCCTCCGCCGAAGATATCGTGGCGTCGTGAGAACAACGCCATTTTACCGACCGGTGGCTCCATCTACCG TGGCAACATATTGAAAATGAACTCAGTGCACAAGGAAGATAGGGGAACGTACTACTGTGTGGCTGAAAACGGTGTGGGCAGGGGTGCGAGGAGAAATATCAACTTGGAAGTTGAATTTGCACCCGTCGTCACTGTGCCCCGGCCTAGATTGGGACAG GCGCTCCAATATGATATGGATTTAGAGTGTCACGTCGAAGCATACCCGCCTCCAGCTATAACCTGGCTCAAGAATGAAGTGCAACTCTCTAACAACCAACATTACAG AATCTCCCACTTCGCAACGGCGGACGAATTCACAGACACGACACTGCGTGTCATAACGATCGAGAAACGTCAGTACGGTCTGTTCACGTGCAAGGCACAGAACAAACTGGGCACCGCACAGGGCACCGTGGAACTATTTG AAATGATAATCCCGGTGTGCCCGCCCGCCTGCGGGCAGACGCGTTACGCCGGCGCCGCCTCCGCGCCCGCACCGCGCCTCGCCGCGCTCGCCCTCGCCGCCGCGCTCGCCAG AATCTTCAATACCGGATATTAA